The Quercus lobata isolate SW786 chromosome 4, ValleyOak3.0 Primary Assembly, whole genome shotgun sequence genome segment ACGACCTAAATCCATGACTGTCGAATTGGCGACCATTGTCTGGGATGATTGTCCTTGGTATCCCGAAcctgcaaacaatatttttccatacaaaattttgtacctttgcttcTGTGATCATTTCCAGTGCTTCTGCTTCGACCCACTTCGTGAAGTAGTCAATCGCGATGAGTAGAAACCTCATTTGTCTCTTTTCCTGTGGTAGGGGGCCCATAATGTCGATCACCCATTGTGCGAATAGCCAAGGTAAGGAAATGGTTGTCATCTTTTCCCCTGGGACTCATTGGAGATTTCCATAACTTTGGCAACTGTCACATCTTTTGACGAAATTAGCTTCGTCTTGTTGCATTGTGGGCCAAAAATAACCCGCCCTCATGATCTTCTGAATGAGGGACTTTCCTCCTATGTGGTTGCCGCAAACTCCCCTGTGCACCTCTTCCAAAACATATTTGGCTTCCTTCTTTTCTACACATCTCAAGTAAGGCTGGGAGAAGCCTCCTTTGTAAAGCTCGTCATTAAGGACTGTGAATCGGGCAGCTCGTTTCTGGATCTTCTTGGCTTTATCAGGGTTCGGTGGTAACCGTCCATGTTTAAGGTAAGACAAAATGGGACTCGTCCATCCAGAGCGGGTGTGCACAGGGAAGGTTTGAAATTCTTCGATGCTAGGAGAGTTTTGTTCTTCCAACCTCCAATCATTTACCTTTGCTTGATCGTCTAGTGACGCATTCCGTGCCACTTCGTCGGCTTCAACATTTTGATCCCGTGGGATTTAAACAAACTATGCACGATCAAAGTTGCTTACCAACTAGGTCGTCAACTTGGGGTATTTCTATATTCTTGTCTCGTTTGCTTCAAAATCTCCCCTGACCCGCCCTACGACCAGCTGTGAATCGCTCCTTAGCAAGATGTTCCTAGCTCTAAGTACCCAAGCTATTCTTAGCCCTATTAATATAGCCTCATACTTTGCTTCATTATTGGTTACAGGGAATTTGAGTTGGACTCCATACTTAAAAACATCTTCTTCAGGGGAGGTGATGATGACACCTGCTCCACCTCTCCTCAGAGTGGACGACCCATCTATATGGATCGTCCAAAGCTCCTCCTGGTTTTCTTCATGCTCGAGGGTGGTGAATTTTGCTATGAAGTCTGCCAATGCCAGAGTTTTTATGACCGTCCAGGGGCGATATTCTATATCAAATTGACTAAGCTCAATAGCCCATTGTACCATCCGTCCAGTAGCCTCAGGCTTATTCATTGCTTTCTTGATGGGCTGGTCCGTCATCACTATGATCGGGTCAGCCTGGAAGTACGGACGAAATTTTCTTAAGGCCACTATTAGGGCAAATGTAATCTTCTCTATCCTTGGGTATCGGGCTTCGGCTCCTTAAAAGGCCTGGCTAATGTAGTACACCAAAAGTTGTATCTTGTTCTCTTCCCTGATCAAGGCTATGCTGACTATAGTTACGGATACTGCCAGGTAAAGGAATAGATCTTCTCCCTCCTTGGACGAACTCAAGAGTGAGGGGTTGCTCAGGTAGCACTTTAACTCCTGGGATGCTGTCTCGCATTCCTCCGTCCAAACAATTTTCAGGGTCTTAAAGAAAGGAAGACATTTGTATGTTGCTTTTGAGACAAACCTATTGAGGGCAGCTACTCTTCCTATGAGAGATTGCACTTCTTTGACCGTCTTTGGAGAGGACATCTCGAGGATAGCTCTCACTTTCTCAAGATTTGCTTCTATTCCCCTTTGTGACACCATGAACCCGAGGAATTTCCCTGAGGAGACTGCAAAGGTACATTTGGAGGGGTTTAACTTCATGCTATATTGTTTGAGCGTGTTGAATGTTTCCCTGAGATCGTCTAAGTAgtcctcttcttctttgctcttgacgagcatatcgtcgATGTACACTTCCACGTTCCTCCTATTCTGCTTGCTGAACATCTAGTTTACCAATCTTTGGTACATGGCCCCTGCgttcttcaaaccaaaaggcatgacCCTGTAGCAATAAAGCCCCTTGCTTGTGATGAAGGTTGTCTTTTCCTGATCTTCCTTAGCCATTTGTATCTGATTGTACCCAGAAAATGCGTCCATGAAGGTAAGAAGTTTGTGCCTGGTTGTTGAGTCTATcagctggtcaatcttgggtAGAGGAAAGTTATCCTTCGGGCAGGCATTGTTTAGGTCCTTGAAGTcaacacacattctccacttcctGTTTGCCTTTTTGACCATGACAACGTTGACCAACCACTCTAGATAGTAGACTTCTCTAATAAAATTAGCAGCAAGCAACTTGTTCACTTCGTCCATGACTGCTTTGTTTAGTTCAGGGGCAAAAACTCTTCTTCTCTGCTGGACGAGTTTCTTCTCAGGGTCTACATCTAGGCGATGTTGGATGATGTTTGCTGAGATACCTGGCATGTCCTTGTGgctccatgcaaacacatcaagGTTAGCCTTCAGGAAGCTGATAATCTCTTCCTTCATCTTTGGATTTAAAGTCGTCCCCACTTAGGTCGTCTTTGCAGGATCTCCTTCGACCAACTCTATCATTTCTAACTTCTCGATGATTTCTAGTGTCTTATCTTCGATTGTCCACGTGTGGTTCTCTTTTGAGACCAAGACTGCCTGGTAACACTCCTTTGCCAACACCTGGTCTCCTCTTATCTCTCCGACTCCCTGTTCTATTGGAGACTTCACCTTCAAGCAGTACGTGGAAGTGGCAGCTTTTCAGCGATTGAGGGTAGGTCATCCTATAATCACATTGTAGGACGAAGGTGAGTCTACTACCAAAAAGTTATGCTTGTTGGTTACCTGGAGGGGGTAAGAGCCGGCCGTGACAGTCAATGTTAGTATTCCCCGAGGGTACACCTTGTCTCCACTGAAACTGACAAGGGGGGATTCAAAAGGACGAAGTCTCTTCGGGTCTACTTTTAATTGTTGGAAGGCAGAAAGGTAAATAATGTCTGCTGAGCTCTCGTTGTCTACCAAAACCCTTTTGGTGTTGAATCCCTCAATCATGATTATAATGACTAGTGGGTCATCATGAGATTGCTTTACCCCTCTggcatcttcttctgagaaaTACATGTCTTGGTTCGTCTGTCTTTGCTTCAGGGGAGGCAGGCTATAAACACTGTTCACTTGCCtttggtaagatttcttgaggGACCTGAACGACCCTCCCGTGGATGGTCCTCCCATAATGGTTTTTATCTCCCCTATTGCACTTTGTGGACGAGGCAGTAGGTGATCCTCGTTTCTCTGAGAGCCTTTGTGTTGATCCTTCTTGTCGTCCCTATACCTGCTTGAATCTCCCATTTTCACGTATTTCTGAAGTTTCCCTTTCCGTATAAGTTCTTCTATCTGCTCCTTCAAGTCTCGGTAGTCCTCTGTGTAATGCCTGTGGTCTTTCTGAAAACGGCAGTATTTCCTTTTATCGCGCACACTGGGTGACGAGTGTAAGGGCCTGGGCCATTTAAGATATTGTTTGTCCTTAATCTCCGTCAAGATTTGGTCAACAAGCATCACTAAAGGCGTGAACTTCGTTGGACGAGGATTTTTGTCATCTCTTCATCTATTTCCTTCGACATTTTGCCGGTCTGCTCGATCCCATTTTTGCCCTCTTCAgtcatcttcattttctttcttcttctccttgggTTTCTCTACTCCTTCTATAGCTGCCAGGGCGTTCTCAacgttcatgtacttctgtgccTTCAAAAGCATCTCTACCATCGTCTTGGAGGGATTTTTTGCAAAGGAGACCATGAATTCCCTAGACTTTAATCTAGCCTTAAAGGTCATTAGTTGTACTTTATCGTCTGCTTCGTCCACCTCCAAAATTCCTCGGGTGAAATGCGTTACATAGGACCTCAAGGTTTCCTTTTCTCCTTGCTTGATGGTGAGCAAATGGTCAGCTGGCCTTTTTAGATGTTGCTTGCCGACAAAATGATGAAGGAAGGAGCTGCTTAGCTACTCGAAGTTGTCAATAGATGACGTTGGTAATTTGGTGAACCATTCCCTGGCTGCCCCTTTAAGGGTAGTAGGGAAAGAGTGGCACAAAATCTTGTCAGGGGGTTGCTGGGGACCTAAAGTCATCTTGAATGTATTGAGGTGATCCAATGGATCTTTTAGTTCATCAAAGGGCTCGAGTTGAGGTAGACGGAACTTGGAGGCATCGGGAATTCCTGGACTGCTAAGGTGAAGGGTGAGTCTATTTTTCTGACTATTTGTCCAAACTTTGATCCGTTTTTCCCTTGATAGCGTTTCTCAGTTCGTCCATCTCCTTTCTCATCTCCCTGAGAAGATCTGAGTTTGCCTCTTTTAAAGTGCCAGCCCTTCTCCTGTGACTGTTCCTATCGTCATCTCTGTTGGTCTCCATGCAGTTATCTTCCTATTGCAACCGCTGCCTTATCTCTTGGTTTTGCTTGGTAAGCTCTTCCATAGTGGCTGCGAATGACTGAATTTGTAGGTCCAATGCAGCAAGATCTTGGTTAACATTGGATTCCATCTGGACTTGCGAGTTGAATGGAACAGTACTCTCGAACTAGGTGCTAAAGAATCTCTCgtttcccacagatggcgccaaactgatgatgctcGGGATCGTTAGTCAGAATGCTCATCTAGAACAGAGTCGTCTTATGCCAACCTGACCCTGAAGGAATAGAGTGTGAAAGGAAGAAGAGTGGGTCACCgatgtggtgcctgccacagaACCTCCGATGCTAAAGTTAGAATTGCTAGCAATAATAGAATATCAATCACTGTGAACTAAAGTTTTTGTACCTTTTCGTCGGGTCTTGAGAATGGATATATATATGcactttcttcttccttctagCTATTGGTTTTGCCTTAATGAGGGTATTATTTCCGAATCTGTAACGTCCCTGTAGGGTGTTAAATGGGGAGATATATCTCCAACGGTACGGAAGTTCATTATTGTCCTTGTAACACTTCGTCATTATTGAGGGACGTTGGCCTTGTCTTTGCCAGGCAGTTTACCAAGGTCTAGGCTAATCTCGGGGTCATCCTCGTCCATTGTCCTTCCCAGATGGACGAAGATATGTTCGGGACTCTCaagtactattcatggatctcactatactattttagttaatttttacatttatctatagtactttcagcaaaaagttttcagttttaccAAAATAAGTtaatcccaaacagacccttagtgaTAATGGTATTTTTTGTGATGTTTCAAGTTTCTTGTTTGAATCCCACCACTCTTCTCCTACTATCTAcctatataaaaatgaaaaataaaacattcataaataaaagttaaataatatccaaatctttAACTTTATAGTCtgataattaatttaatattccAATAAGTATACTGATTCTACAAGAGAGAAGACGAAAATATGTGCAACTATCATAtatcaaacatgaaaaaaagtTGGTTTTGTTACAGCAAGTGGGGTAGAGGGATTCAAACTTAAGTTCTTCCCTTCGAACGAACCTGAAAATACCCTCGAGCCACTAGGCTCTATCTTGGTAAactatgtaaataaataaataaaagaaaataaaagaaacctaCTCAATATTATAGATACTggaaatatttatatttgaaaatggaaAGTTCAGTTGATCAATAGTATAATTATAactattttcatttataatgtAGAAAATGGAATATAAATTTAGCATTCAaacagaaattgaaaattaaaattaagctATATGACCCAATCGAGATAAGTTAGAATCGGATATGGCCTATGGGTAAAAGAAAGGTCGGATTAAAACATATTGCTTTTTCCATTACTCTAACCCTTTTTCGGGGTGGTTAACCAATTGAGGTCTGATTTTGTCAGgtcttgctttctttttcttttctttttttattctttttttattttttttttattttttgagaaccAGGCCTTGCTTCTTTATCAGTTTATCTACGACAGTATGACTTTGTGTTAATGACCTCTAGACCAAAGTTCTGATATATAAACTATAGAGCAAGGTCAATGGGCTGAAAAGATAAAATGAGGAAGTTAATTAAAACAAACTGCTTTGTGATGAATAAAGAAGAGGAGAAAGAGCTTCAGTGTCAGATCAACTGGTATACATAAAAGGTATTTACGTCTTTCACCATCTATGAGAGTTAAGATGCATGAACACTTCATTTATTAGGGTATTGTGGTATCCATGTTGTATCCATATTGTAAATGTGTCTTATCTGTTGTATGCTCGTATCATGTTATAACTcttcaaaaattatttgtatCGCGTATCGTACTCATGTTCATGTTTTTACATCCTAGCATAatattctattttgtatttgaTGGAGCATTATGCCATTATGTATAAAAGTAAATGTCTTGGGGCATTAATTTCTTTGATAGTTGattcacttatttttattttttgggacaGGTTGAGAGTTTATTTATAGGTCTTATCCTCCTCTTTTGTCCTTCTCAGATTCACCTTAACAACCCCAAGAAATAATCAAACCATCAAAAATATTCATTCATGTTTTACTTTATCCTGCAAATGAAGCAAAAGATTTCTTATAATAAACTAGAGTACCAAACTCAACTTACCAAACAACCCTAGCTAAATTGTGCTCATTCATCATCAATACTTTATATATCTTGTAGCGCCTACTTTATTTACAGCAACGGGTGTGCGTGTTTTAATTAAGTACTTTGAGTAGTATACACTCAAAGAAATTTGGAGCTCATGCATAGGTAGTGCACTTGACCAAAACTTCCCTCTTTAAGAAATTAAAGGAAACACACACTTGCACAAATAGTACACACTACACACACTCCTCAAATACAAAGGATTTATCTTGTTTTGAGGGAGTATGTGTACTATGTGTGTATTAAGTGATGAGTAACTAGACCTTGCTGAAGTACCACAACCATTTTTACAACTTTGTCACAACTTGTCCACATGGCAACTTGTGaatgataaaattataagtAATGCTACAATCATAAGCTATTTTGTAACATTTTTACAAAGTGTTAGTGGGGCcaacctcttattggtttttatctaaACCCACCATTagtatcactttttcatttatcaataatcactcaccacatcagcattttgtaaatttttttgtaaaataatttatatctctATCATTAGTTTGAAAGTATAGACCCACAAGGATCCACCATTTATTTCCACCACTTAAATAAACTTGCCACGTAGGTGAGTTGTGGCCAAAGTTATAGAAATTGTTGTGTTAAAAGACTTACTCTTACACATTTCCCTTAAAAGGAATATCAAACAAATGACATGCTTATCCTGTTCTTTATATTGTCCTTGTCAAGGAAAACATGATTTGCTCATTTAATTAAGCAAGCATCATTGAGCTGAATTAGCTTCAGGACAGTGGGAAATACCGAATTAGTCATAAACGCTCTTTATCATTGGCCTAATTAAAAAGAGTTTATGTTAACTTCAAAATCATGAGAGAAGTACATCTCTGCTGCCATTGAAATAGaattccttttctttcccaGACAATGTAATTAACGGAAAGAGCAATATACCATAGTcattaattttatagtttacAGTTATTACAAGTACTAGTGGATGTCCCGCGTGATGCGCATGTTtgctattaattattttataatactcatatgtgttataatgtttagaaaattaatttcaattatgtATTATACGTcactaaaataatgaataaaaaaaaaattgtaacacaaTATATCCATAAGTAACCATAATTAATTAGACtctaaaaatgccactatatgcccttttttgtttgattaagtGTACATGTATATTTAGTTCTTACATTTGAcgtttttaatataaattttttattatttccttttctttttttttagaagtattttttttttttaagaaaacaagtGAACTTTTGAAGGCTAAACATCTAAGATTTAAGATTTATAATTTCTAATTCACAAAACTAAATATACATGCCAAGAGgttataaataaaacaataattgaatagagaaatataaactTGTACTATTTCATATCTCACATATAATTTTACTTACATTTGAGTACCTTAAACACTTACAAGGATTAAACagtttccaaaaatataaataaagacaaaaaacaaaacaaaaaaaaaaaaaaaaaaaaaaaaaaaaaaaaaaaaaaaaaaaaaaaaaaaaaaaaaaaaaaaaaaaacacatacctTTTAGAAACCCCATATGTTGTTAAAGCATTGTATCAAACTTTGATAGTGTTGTTAAGAAGTTTAGATCATATGCACCTGAAACCAAAGCCAATTTCATACTCTTTTTTATACTAATTTTCTCACTCtttgtctctctatctctccagTCCTACTTTTCTTTTGGCCTTTTGATATTTTGTGAAACTTGAATATATAAAAGAACATGAGAACTAACAttgaatggagaaaaccttttattttttaaattaatgaaattaaaagtaGAAGAGTTCAATAAGTTGGAAAAGGGAGTAGaaccaaattttttaattttctgcatTTATGGCTTAAACTAATCATTGATAAGAAGATGAGAGGTGAAAGGCTAAATGAAAAAGTACTCATACAAAGCGTCATATTGCAGAACCTCACACACTTCCGCATGAggtctacttttatatatatatatatatattgattgattaatgatatatatattgattgattgattataTTTGAGAAAATCTAAGGACATAATTTTGCACAACTCTAAAATGGTTGACTATAACTGTTGGAGAAGTAATGGGTATATTGTAAGTGACTGTCTACTAGTCATAGTCAAACCAATTCATCAAGTTGTGACAAATGATGTGATTGTTGGCACATGAAAAAGAACATGATAAAAGTTGTAGTTCTAAAAGAACTcgtttattatttattacttatttgtgtgtgtgcacATGCTTGTCATCCATAGTAAAGTCCAAAGGCCACACAGAGAACACcactgaaagaaagaaagaaagggagaagGGGCGAGGGGTGCTTTGCTTATAGGATGTGGAAGTCCAAAGAGCAATGAGTGGTGGGGGTACATCAAAACTTCCATCCATGTCAAAACATGTCTTGGCAgttgaaagaaggaaaaaaatgataaagccCCTCAAATCCTGCCAAATCAAATTCCAATAGATATGCTTATGTCCACTCAGACCACCCTTCCCtgcaaaaagagaaaaaactatcATAACCCCCACAGACACCACAACATTTTCTTGGTACCCTTCTCTACTTCCACTCACTCTCACCTGTTATTTCATCCACAGTTTCCTCTCTCCCTCCCTATCCATGAAAAGACCCTCTCAACCCCTACCACAATACCAACAGgcaacaacaaataaaaagttaaaaaccctttctttctctaaaaaattcctttagaaaaattattaggtaatCTGTGagtatattttctctctctcgtAGACGGGTGGGTTCAGTACCCAATAACAACCCCATTTCTTTATCAGTATACAAATATTTTGTCAAAAAGGTTCTACACTTTTATTCCCACTGGCATTGACAAATTCAACCTTGACTACTAATTCAAAAGGGTCTGCAGTGCTGCAGATTTACCAGCAAAAGAGCCAAAGCATATTAGGAAAAGGAAGTTAGCCTAGCTAGCTTAACTATTTGTGGTTTTGAACATACAATGTATTAAAACTCAACTGAATGGCAAGTATTCAATAATCTTCAATACTTTATCTATCAGTATTTActaaaagtttacaaaaacTGCGTTTCACATAATTGCTTGCTCAAATTTTCAAGGCGTTATAATCACCATCCATGGCTAGTACAAGTAAAGCCCCCACATGGCTAGTACTTATATACTTCTTGCTTAATTTTCTAACGTGGAATTTCATCATATGAGTCTCATAAGTTTGTGATACATTGTCGTTGAATGAATATCAATATTGATATTATGGGGTTTTGTCAAAGATTAGTACTCACATTTGAAAGCgtcattttcatttcattttcaaaaattgtatGATACAAAGAACCTTAGGTGGCTACTTGGTCGGTCCGTGcgtatttttcttctctcttctctccctttGGAAGAGGAAGCAAGAAGAGATATAAAGTGGCCGCAAAGgtagaaatatcaaatatatacaagagatttataatcattttttttgctTCTGAAAGATCTTTCCTGATAAAGACCCGGCGTGTGTGTAGGCACTTTTAACGTATTAAgcaaaatattagaaaattaaaaagttaaaatacacaaagaaaaaagagaacacagaaaagaaaaggaaagaatttcATATTCTCATCATCCAATAGATCATCTTGAATTTATCTAAAGATAATGTAGTAAGTACACGAGTTCATGCATTTTTATTAACACCATCTGCAGATTTTAAGATATTGCACTCGATCTAAGGAGGTTGTACTACATGTGAATCTTGAAAATGATACAATGAACAGAACCAGTAACTTTTTACTGTAGAGTTTTAATAATAGACTAAGAGCTACAGGACTCTTGGTTTCGTCCCTACCTAGAACTTGCACCAAAAAAGTCattgttctttttttggggggagggggggctGGGGTGTTTGGGCCATGGTCCTCTCAGACTTTTGTAAAAGATCTTTTTTAGTGGGTTCATTGTAAAACATCTTTAAGGATATTCCTTGATGTGTAAGAGATTTTAGTTCATGGGAATCAGAAGTTTGtggaaaaaaattcacttaGGAAGATTCCAAATATTCTGTGACTATGGAGGTAAGAAAGCAAGCAAAGCATTTGTAAATGTGACTATAAAGAGTCTAATAGTACAAAGATTTTGTACATTGATTGTCGTAATTGCTAATCCCTAGAATCTTTACAAGAATGGGCCCCAAGAGTAGTTTTTCCATTGAAAATGTTCTTTATTGGTGTTCCATTCGTTACTAAATTTATGTGTGATTTTTCTGcttaatttattattgtttgttcAAATTTGTGATTGATATATCTTGTGTATGGAATTCCTAATTAACTAGTtgaattaatttgtttattctGTTGCATACATGAATTGCATAGAGtctaagaaaaattttcaagtgaGATCAAATCATTTAGAACACATCAGGGTTAGGACAACCCAATGCAAGCCTGACCTTAACAATCCTATGCTTTCACCATGGCCAAGGGACAATTAAATAATAACTTGAGTATAAGAGACGAGCTTGACCATATGTGGCAAGCTCAACCCCAAAAAGCTGAGCACGAATATCCGAAGACTGATATTTGTTT includes the following:
- the LOC115985001 gene encoding uncharacterized protein LOC115985001, with amino-acid sequence MLVDQILTEIKDKQYLKWPRPLHSSPSVRDKRKYCRFQKDHRHYTEDYRDLKEQIEELIRKGKLQKYVKMGDSSRYRDDKKDQHKGSQRNEDHLLPRPQSAIGEIKTIMGGPSTGGSFRSLKKSYQRQVNSVYSLPPLKQRQTNQDMYFSEEDARGVKQSHDDPLVIIIMIEGFNTKRVLVDNESSADIIYLSAFQQLKVDPKRLRPFESPLVSFSGDKVYPRGILTLTVTAGSYPLQVKSPIEQGVGEIRGDQVLAKECYQAVLVSKENHTWTIEDKTLEIIEKLEMIELVEGDPAKTT